The genomic DNA GACGTGCTTTCTTGTTAGTCATCACTCCTTTAGATGTTGAAACAATTGCAATACCCAATCCGTTTAGTACTCTAGGCATCTCTTTAGACCCTACATACTTACGTAAACCTGGTGTACTGATTCTTTGAATCTTTCTAATTACTGATTCTTTTGTTTCTCTGTCATACTTTAATGCTATCTTTATTGTTCCTTGAACTTTATCGTCATTGAACTGATAACTCAAAATATAACCTTGATCAAACAAAATTTTAGTGATTTCCTTCTTCAATTTTGAAGCTGGAATCTCTACTACTCTGTGTCCTGCTGCGATAGCATTTCTTACTCTTGTAAGAAAATCCGCGATTGGATCTGTGTACATATTGATTAAATTTGCGGTTTTGGTATTTAGTTATCTCTATTTAAGTTACGGCTTTCACCGTGATACACTAAACCTGAAACCTATTAATATTTATTTACTAAAAAAAATAGATTGGCAAATATACACAATCTATTTTTATTATTTCAAATTATTTTTGACCTCTACCAACTTGCTTTTGTTACACCTGGTATCAATCCTTGATTTGCCATTTCACGAAATGTTACACGAGAAATTCCAAATTGACGCATATACCCTTTTGGACGTCCAGTTAGTTTACATCTATTATGCATTCTAATTGGCGAAGCGTTTTTTGGTAACTTCTGTAATGCTTCGTAATCTCCAGCTTCTTTTAAAGCTTTGCGTTTCTCGGCAAATTTAGCTACTGTTTTTGCTCTTTTGCGTTCACGAGCTTTCATTGATTCTTTAGCCATCTCTTAATTCTTTTTAAATGGTAAACCTAATTCTTTTAATAATGACTTTGCTTCTTTATCAGTTGTTGCAGATGTTACAAACGTAATATCCATACCACTAATTTTTTTCACTTTATCAATACTAATTTCTGGGTAGATGATTTGCTCAGTAATTCCTAAATTGTAATTACCTCTACCATCAAAACCATTTGCTTTAATTCCGTTAAAATCTCTTACACGTGGTAAAGAAGCTGTAACTAATCTATCTAAGAATTCATACATTTTTTCACCTCTTAACGTAACTTTTGCTCCAATTGGCATTCCTTTACGTAATTTGAAGTTTGCAATGTCTTTCTTTGATATTGTTGAAACAGCCTTTTGACCTGTAATTGCTGTTAACTCTTCTAAAGCATAATCTATCAACTTCTTATCAGCGATAGCTCCACCAATACCTTTACTAAGTACAATTTTCTGTAACTTAGGTACCTGCATCACATTGCTATAGCCAAATTCCTCAGTAAGAGCACTAACAATTCTACTCTTATATTCTGCTTTTAATCTAGGTACGTAACTCATGATTATATTGCTTTATCTGATTTTTTTGAGAATCTTACTTTCTTATCTCCTTCTATTCTATATCCTACTCTTACTGCTTCACCATTTTCTACTAAAGCTAAGTTTGATACATGAATTGGAGCTTCTTTCTTTACAATTCCTCCTTGTGGATTTGCTGCGCTAGGTTTCGTATGCTTTGATATCATATTAACACCTTCTACTACAACTCTATTTTTCTCCTTTAGGATTCGTAAAACTTTTCCTTCTGAACCTTTGTGATCTCCTGCAATTACTTTTACAGTATCTCCTGATTTAATTTTAAACTTTTGCATCTTTTTATCGAATTTAAAGCACTTCAGGTGCTAATGATACTATCTTCATAAATTGCTTCTCACGTAATTCACGAGCAACAGGACCAAATACACGTGTTCCTCTCATTTCCTCTGTAGGATTTAAAAGTACACAAGCATTATCATCAAATCTAATATATGATCCGTCTTTACGTCTTACTTCTTTTTTAGTACGAACAACAACAGCGCGAGATACTTGACCTTTCTTTACGTTTCCGTTTGGAGTTGCAGACTTTACAGTTACTACAATTTTATCTCCAACACTAGCGTAACGCTTTTTTGTTCCTCCTAAAACTCTTATTACTAAAACTTCTTTTGCTCCAGTATTATCTGCGACTTTTAATCTTGATTCTGTCTGTAACATATTATTTAGCTCTTTCTAAGATTTCTACTAATCTCCAACGTTTAGATTTACTTAAAGGTCTTGTTTCCATGATTCTTACCGTATCTCCTATGTTGCAATCATTCTTTTCGTCGTGCGCAACGTACTTCTTAGTCTTTAATACGAACTTTCCGTACATTGGGTGTTTTACTCTTTTTACCTCATTAACAACTATAGATTTCTCCATCTTGTTACTAGATACAACACCTATTCTCTCTTTTCTAAGATTTCTTTTTTCCATCTTTAAAACTGACTATAGAATTATTGTAATTCTCTTTTGGTTAATTCTGTTGCAATTCTTGCAACAGATCTTCTTAAGCTTTTTAACTGCAATGGGTTTTCCAATGGAGTTATGGCGTGAGCCATCTTAAGATCCGTATAATTTTTTTTCAACGCAACTAACTGCTCTTGTAAGTCAGCGATAGATAATTCTTTAATTTCTGATTGTTTCATTGTGTATAGAATTAAGCGTTAAAATCAAAATCTCTTGCGATAACAAACTTCGTTTTTACAGGAAGTTTTTGTGCTGCTAAACGTAAAGCTTCTTTTGCTACTTCCATTGGTACACCACCAACTTCAAACAAAATTCTACCTGGTTTGATAACAGCAACGAAATGATCAGGGGCACCTTTACCTTTACCCATACGTACTTCTAATGGTTTTTTAGTAATAGGCTTATCTG from Tenacibaculum maritimum NCIMB 2154 includes the following:
- the rplN gene encoding 50S ribosomal protein L14, translated to MLQTESRLKVADNTGAKEVLVIRVLGGTKKRYASVGDKIVVTVKSATPNGNVKKGQVSRAVVVRTKKEVRRKDGSYIRFDDNACVLLNPTEEMRGTRVFGPVARELREKQFMKIVSLAPEVL
- the rplE gene encoding 50S ribosomal protein L5 encodes the protein MSYVPRLKAEYKSRIVSALTEEFGYSNVMQVPKLQKIVLSKGIGGAIADKKLIDYALEELTAITGQKAVSTISKKDIANFKLRKGMPIGAKVTLRGEKMYEFLDRLVTASLPRVRDFNGIKANGFDGRGNYNLGITEQIIYPEISIDKVKKISGMDITFVTSATTDKEAKSLLKELGLPFKKN
- the rplP gene encoding 50S ribosomal protein L16 — translated: MLQPKRVKYRKVQKAKGNMNGDSQRGNQLSNGMFGIKSLDQNLLTSRQIEAARIAATRHMKREGQLWIKIFPDKPITKKPLEVRMGKGKGAPDHFVAVIKPGRILFEVGGVPMEVAKEALRLAAQKLPVKTKFVIARDFDFNA
- the rplX gene encoding 50S ribosomal protein L24; translation: MQKFKIKSGDTVKVIAGDHKGSEGKVLRILKEKNRVVVEGVNMISKHTKPSAANPQGGIVKKEAPIHVSNLALVENGEAVRVGYRIEGDKKVRFSKKSDKAI
- the rpsH gene encoding 30S ribosomal protein S8; translation: MYTDPIADFLTRVRNAIAAGHRVVEIPASKLKKEITKILFDQGYILSYQFNDDKVQGTIKIALKYDRETKESVIRKIQRISTPGLRKYVGSKEMPRVLNGLGIAIVSTSKGVMTNKKARQENVGGEVLCYVY
- the rpmC gene encoding 50S ribosomal protein L29, coding for MKQSEIKELSIADLQEQLVALKKNYTDLKMAHAITPLENPLQLKSLRRSVARIATELTKRELQ
- the rpsN gene encoding 30S ribosomal protein S14 → MAKESMKARERKRAKTVAKFAEKRKALKEAGDYEALQKLPKNASPIRMHNRCKLTGRPKGYMRQFGISRVTFREMANQGLIPGVTKASW
- the rpsQ gene encoding 30S ribosomal protein S17, with the translated sequence MEKRNLRKERIGVVSSNKMEKSIVVNEVKRVKHPMYGKFVLKTKKYVAHDEKNDCNIGDTVRIMETRPLSKSKRWRLVEILERAK